The following coding sequences are from one Lysinibacillus sp. FSL W8-0992 window:
- the trmD gene encoding tRNA (guanosine(37)-N1)-methyltransferase TrmD, giving the protein MNIHVLSLFPDMFSGVFGASILKKAQEKGAVKLEVSDIRAFSGNKHNQVDDYPYGGGAGMVLKPEPMFSAVEAITAGRKPRIILMCPQGERFTQKKAEELAQESELVFLCGHYEGYDERIRQHLVTDEISIGDFVLTGGELGAMTVIDSVVRLLPGVLGQEDSHIQDSFSTGLLEHPHYTRPAEFRGMQVPEVLLSGNHAKIEQWREEQSLKRTFERRPDLLEHYPLTDKQKLYLEKLKKEL; this is encoded by the coding sequence ATGAATATTCATGTGTTAAGCCTGTTTCCTGATATGTTCTCTGGCGTGTTTGGAGCATCGATACTAAAAAAAGCGCAGGAAAAAGGTGCTGTAAAGCTAGAAGTTTCCGATATTCGTGCATTTTCAGGCAACAAGCATAATCAAGTAGATGATTATCCTTATGGTGGCGGTGCAGGGATGGTATTGAAGCCGGAACCGATGTTTAGCGCTGTAGAGGCAATTACAGCAGGTAGAAAGCCACGCATCATTTTAATGTGTCCGCAAGGTGAACGATTCACCCAAAAAAAAGCTGAGGAGCTAGCGCAAGAAAGCGAATTAGTGTTTTTATGTGGACACTATGAAGGCTATGATGAACGCATTCGTCAACACCTAGTAACCGACGAAATTTCAATTGGAGATTTTGTGTTAACAGGTGGAGAGTTAGGCGCAATGACGGTTATTGATAGTGTAGTACGGCTTTTACCTGGTGTTTTAGGACAAGAGGATTCCCATATTCAAGATTCCTTTTCAACGGGTCTGCTAGAACACCCGCATTATACGCGACCTGCTGAATTTCGAGGCATGCAAGTACCTGAAGTATTATTATCGGGCAATCATGCGAAAATCGAGCAATGGCGCGAAGAACAATCGTTAAAAAGAACATTCGAGCGTCGCCCAGATCTACTCGAGCATTATCCATTAACAGACAAGCAAAAATTGTATTTAGAAAAACTTAAAAAAGAACTATAA
- the rimM gene encoding ribosome maturation factor RimM (Essential for efficient processing of 16S rRNA): protein MEWFNVGRIVNTHGIRGEVRILSTTDFEEERFAVGNKIAAFKKDDKKPTWVTIQSVRRHKNFILLTFEGMDNINFVEPFKEGMLKITKDQMTDDLLQENEFFFHDIIGCTVVSEEGETIGEVKDILQTGANDVWVVKGAKKEHYIPYIEDIVKNIDVEEKKIVIYVMEGLL, encoded by the coding sequence ATGGAATGGTTTAATGTAGGTCGTATTGTCAACACGCACGGTATCCGTGGTGAAGTACGTATATTATCGACTACAGATTTTGAAGAAGAACGCTTTGCGGTGGGAAATAAGATTGCAGCGTTTAAAAAAGACGATAAAAAGCCAACGTGGGTAACAATTCAATCGGTACGCCGCCATAAAAACTTTATTTTATTAACATTTGAAGGCATGGATAATATCAACTTTGTCGAACCGTTCAAAGAAGGAATGCTGAAAATCACGAAAGATCAAATGACCGATGATTTATTACAAGAAAATGAATTTTTCTTCCATGACATTATTGGCTGTACAGTTGTATCTGAAGAAGGCGAAACAATTGGTGAAGTGAAAGATATTCTGCAAACAGGTGCCAATGATGTATGGGTAGTGAAAGGTGCAAAAAAAGAACACTACATTCCATATATTGAAGACATCGTAAAAAATATTGATGTGGAAGAAAAGAAAATTGTCATTTATGTGATGGAAGGCTTGCTATGA
- a CDS encoding KH domain-containing protein: MKQLIEAIVLPLVDYPEEVRIETDENANRIVYKLFVHPEDRGKVIGKQGRVAKAIRTIVYSAAGSHHQKKTYVDILD; encoded by the coding sequence TTGAAGCAGCTGATTGAAGCAATCGTTTTACCGTTAGTCGATTATCCAGAAGAAGTTCGTATTGAGACGGACGAAAATGCAAATCGAATTGTTTATAAACTTTTTGTTCATCCAGAGGATCGAGGGAAAGTCATAGGCAAACAAGGGCGAGTAGCGAAAGCGATTCGTACAATTGTTTATTCAGCGGCAGGTAGTCACCATCAAAAAAAGACTTACGTCGATATATTGGATTGA
- the rpsP gene encoding 30S ribosomal protein S16: MAVKIRLKRMGAKKSPFYRIVVADARSPRDGRSIETVGTYNPLTQPATVNIDEEKALKWLADGAKPSDTVRNLFSEQGIMEKFHNQKFSK, translated from the coding sequence ATGGCAGTTAAAATTCGCTTAAAACGTATGGGAGCTAAAAAATCTCCTTTCTATCGTATCGTAGTTGCAGACGCTCGTTCACCACGTGACGGTCGTTCAATCGAAACAGTTGGTACTTACAACCCACTAACTCAACCAGCTACTGTAAACATTGATGAAGAGAAAGCTCTTAAATGGTTAGCTGACGGTGCAAAACCATCAGATACAGTACGTAACTTGTTCTCAGAACAAGGTATCATGGAAAAATTCCATAACCAAAAATTCAGTAAATAA